Genomic DNA from Phyllostomus discolor isolate MPI-MPIP mPhyDis1 chromosome 12, mPhyDis1.pri.v3, whole genome shotgun sequence:
atatttgatgcagattcatggctgtactctctcagtcattttcaatATGAAGCCCAAAGTACACATGATGATTCGTCAgggtctactgcccccactgggTAGTACAGTGAAGGCAtctttcacacatgcacattccagtctactctccttggctgccaggatacATTGATGAGGTGCACACCTTTCTTGTTAAATTATATTAACAATCGTTGGACTTTTCCTGGAACACCTCTATTGTcactaaaataaaaccattttttattctgttctttatctTCACTCTTGTAAATACTGCTACAGTggatataaagttatatataccATTTGAAATGTGTGTACTCATATTCTTTGGATAACTCCCACAAATGGAAATGCTGTGTCCTGTGGTACTTGTTTCTAAATAGTTGAAGAACATCCAGCTTGTTTtctccagtggctgcaccaatttatttataatctcaccaacagtgcatgagagttttctttctccacatcattgccagtagtcattgtttgttcatttattgataatTGCCAACCTGAGAGGTATGttgtggtatttcattgtagtctcaatttgcatttctctgatgatgaatTGTACTGaacaacttttcatatgtctattttccatctttatgtcctctttacAGAAATATATCTTCAGGTCCTTTGacaatttttctttgtattgtatgttatttctttttttcatttttaatttaatttatttattttagaaaggagaatgaagagagaaagagaaagagagaaacctcaataagtggttgtctcttgcacacctccaactgggaaactggcctgcagccaaggcatgtaccctgactgacaGTCAAACTGACAatcctttggttcagaggccagcattcaatccttTGAACACAGAAGCCACTGCTCCCCATTTTTTCATCagattggtttttttttggtgttgtgtaAGTTCCTTGTATACTttgaatatttaacattatttgtgGATATCTTCCCCTATTCAGTagattggtttgtttgttttttctcgatgatttcctttgctatgcagaaaCTTATTTCATTGTAGTCTTATTTGTTTTCTCCCATTCGTTCTGCCTACCatattatatctaaaatattttttgtaagagTCATGAAAGAGTTTGTCATCTGTCCTTTCTTCTAGGGTgttcatggtttcaggtcttatattttaggttttaatccattttgagcttattttgTACATGTCATAAGAAAGTGGTCCACTTACAATATTTTGTGTGTATTGGTTCAGTTTCTCTCAGAGAATTTATGAAAGAATCTGTCTCATCTCATTGTCTATTCCTGACTTTTTTCATATAGATTAATGACatatatttgtctattttaaaaattgggttaatTGTTCTATCATGATGTTTTGTAAAAGTTCCTCATGTAACCTGGATATTAACTACTTATCAAATACACTTTGCAgaagtttctttccttctaaaGGATGTGATTTGAACCTATTGGTTGTTTGCTTTAATGTGCAGGAGTTTTTATATTTGGTGTAATGCCATTTAATTCTTTCTGGTTCTTTAGATTTCCTTTGGGtgttataacaacaacaacaaaaaaatgacatataATCTCTTCTCATAGTGAGTTATAATCTAATAGCATTAGCACTGGCCTGAGTAGCTCAGTTTGTTGAGTGTCATTGCTCAAAGCTAAGGTCGCCAGTTTACTTCTGGAAAAAGGAAGGAACATGCATGGCTTGTTTCCTGGCTTCTGGTTGGGGACATAAACAGGCAACCAAcgaatatttctctattttaacgTACTTTTAAATTTGagtattgtgtttttaccttcccATTTTCTGTTAggcttatttttacattttctctcttttcatttttattttggtcattcACAGATTTGCTAATACTAAGTAGTTGTCACATTTTTCTAAGTTTCTATTTTCAGGTGattattttcaattctttatcaagtaattaatatatttcaatatagGTAGTATCAGTTTTTGTAgatacattttagttttctgatttgGGGTTAGTTCTCTCTTTCTGGTCTTGATATATTTGTTGAGTTTCAGAATTGTAAACAACGAGGCTTTATGATCTTACTTCCTCCAGgttaagaacaaagaaataacactCACCCCTAGTTCAATCTCTAATTTCTGTAAACACAGAGgttgtgtgtttttctgtctgtgtAAGTTTCAAGTTTAATATactgtctgtttctttttcaaagccCAGGGTATCATTTCATTCTTGATATTGGTCTTTATTCCCCTGGTTTCTATGGTGTTTCAACTATTACCCCACTTTTTCGTGTGCACTTTAATATGTTCATCATGTGCTGTTATGGTGTGAGCACTGTGTGTCctgcaaaacagaaagaaatattttgaagatgCTTGAAAACAGTGAGATCATTGAGCACCctggaccctctgtgtgtctAGAAATCACCTGGGAATGGGGAGTTTTCTTATTCTATTTCCATTGTATGCCCCGGGATGTGAGAACAGTGCTTGCCAGGTGTAAGGAACTGCTGTTCCTCTTTTACATACCTCTTCCTCATAGTACCATACTTGGTCTTGTGCACACATTTAACGTTTTTTAAGTACTCAAGAATGTAATTTCCTAAACAATTCCTTGTAACTTCAATGTACATTGACCTGTGTTTCACACCTGTGAgcctttattttgtgtctttcagcTGTGTCACCTGGAGAAAACCAGGACTTCTTAAAAAGGTCAGGAAGAgaagatttattatttaaaccAACACTGGTAAGAGATGAGAGGTGTGTCATTTACACTGATAAGGAAGTGTGTGACAAGaaagaaaggatttttaaatggagagaactaactttgaaaaattattcatgaaaaatCATTGTTATCTAAAGATGTGAAAACTATTACAAATTTGGGGAAACTTCCACTTCAAATCATTTACCTTTGCAGATCAATCTATTTCCAAATAGGAAGACTGAAAACAATATTCTAAGTGTATGTATTCTTCTAAAGCACAGGTGGGAAACACAAGACTGGCAGGCTGAAGCTGGCCCTCTGCCTTCTTTAGTCCAGCCCAGAACCTTGTTTCTAATAGGCAGCAttaccaagctccttgcccctagttaagaaatagttacatttacacaatcctAAAAATACATGCAGCCCACTAAAGGCAACTATGGGGCTGATATGGCCCCAGGTTTAaaggagtttgacacctctgttgGAAAGACAGCCTCGAAATTCTAGGAAATTTCATAGTTTTTGTTAAGGGTAATCATTTGAATGGTTTAAAATTCAGAGTGGGAATAAATTTTCTGTGAATAATTGATACAATGTAGTCATTTAGAATGCATGTATAAAGCCTAAATGTGATCAGTTTGACATTCACTTTCCTCAGGAAATATTACAGTTCTTTAGaaatcatgttttgttttattccacagtatgatatttttatgttcttggGGGTGATTTTTAATACAACCAATGTGATTTAATAGGGATCACAGAATGGTTATTTGGGAATAAGTGCATGTGGTTAATGAAGTTATGGATGTCACTAAAGGCCTTTTTGTGTTCTATGATTCCCACAGTACATGTGATGAGGACAGAAGTAATCAATGCAATAAACATTGGAAGAATTTTACCCATTCATCAACTCCTAATGTCCATATAAAGAACCAGCTTCCAGACAGCCAgtataaagggggaaaagtcTTTGACCAAATGTCAAATCACAATACTCATCAGCTATTTCCTATTGTGGAGAAGACAAACAGGAGAAGTAAATCTATCAAATGTTTAAAGCAATCTTCAAATAGCACTGAGGAAATGAATATTGCTGTCATGGAGAAAGCTTACAAATATTTACCATGCAGGAAATTGTTCAATCAAATACCTAATCTAACTACAGTTAACAAAATATAtaccagaaaagaacaaaaatgtgaaGATCCTGGTAAAACAGGACATTGGTGTTCAGATGTAAAGCTACGTAAAAAACATTTATCCTGGACAAAGAGCTGATATGTGTAAAGAATGTGGCAAAGCATTTTGGATTACCTCAACCCTTACTAATCATCACAGAATTCACACTGGACAGAAGCCTGACAAATGTAGAGGATGTGCTAAAATTTTTAGCTAGTCCTCAAATTTTAATGAATATCAGAAAACTCACATGAGAGAAATTCTTCAAAAGTAGTGAAGGTGGCAGTGTCTTTACCAAGTTCTATAATCTTGCTCATCATGACAGATTTCGTACTGGTGAAAAGCCTTATATGTGTagagaatgtgggaaagcctttaggtGGTCCTCACAACTTAAacaacatcagagaattcattcTGGAGAGAAGCCATATAAATGTACACAATGTGGCAAAACATTTACACACTCTTCAACCCTTACTTGCCACCAGAgagttcatactggagagaaaccttttGAATGTACTCAATGTCGGAAAGCCTTTAGCTGGTCCTCATGCCTTACTAAGCACCAAAAagttcatactggagagaagccttataaatgtaTGCAGTGTGGCAAGGCCTTTAGCCAGAACTCAAACctgactcaacatcagaaaatgcatactggagagaagccttataaatgtaC
This window encodes:
- the LOC114510647 gene encoding zinc finger protein 3-like, giving the protein MCRECGKAFRWSSQLKQHQRIHSGEKPYKCTQCGKTFTHSSTLTCHQRVHTGEKPFECTQCRKAFSWSSCLTKHQKVHTGEKPYKCMQCGKAFSQNSNLTQHQKMHTGEKPYKCTQCGKTFSWTSALTQHQKIHTR